A genomic stretch from Spodoptera frugiperda isolate SF20-4 chromosome 14, AGI-APGP_CSIRO_Sfru_2.0, whole genome shotgun sequence includes:
- the LOC118279413 gene encoding UDP-glycosyltransferase UGT5 produces MSALLVHLITCSILIISASEAARILAIFPVPSISHQVVFRPITHELAKRGHDVTVITPNPVFTKGETLPNLTEIDVQDISYKIWQDHFMKKAASGNKDDMHFAMDLILRTFTLVVEAQLKTDAVKKIVNDKETKYDLLMIEACVPPALVYSHIFKNVPVILVSSLGAAPGNYEVIGAAVHPFLYPSVLRQRLHNLSLWEKVTELYSHYKTVQMYSRNEEIGNEMLSRHFGEKIPRISELANNVDMLFLNVHPVFEGIRPVPPSVVYMGGLHQKPPKELPDDIKLYLDSSKNGVIYISFGTNVAPSTLPPERIQILTKVFSQLPYDVLWKWDKDELPGRSKNIRISKWLPQSDLLRHPKVKLFITQGGLQSTDEAITAGVPLIGVPMIADQWFNVEKYVYLKIGLQLSLETVTEEQFKNAIVTVIGDESYRRNIEKLRSVMQDEPMAPLERAVWWTEHVLRHGGARHLRGPAANMSWAEYLELELVAIISIVLLSVLSVIMSALYCMCKKSTKKTNVKKKRN; encoded by the exons ATGTCGGCATTACTCGTACATTTAATCACGTGTTCTATTTTGATAATAAGTGCGAGTGAAGCCGCGAGAATCCTTGCAATTTTTCCAGTCCCATCCATATCTCATCAAGTAGTATTCCGTCCTATAACTCATGAACTAGCCAAGAGAGGACATGATGTTACCGTCATCACGCCAAATCCAGTCTTCACTAAAGGAGAAACTCTGCCAAATCTAACAGAAATTGATGTTCAAGATATTTCATACAAGATATGGCAGGATCATTTCATGAAGAAAGCTGCCTCAGGGAATAAGGATGACATGCATTTTGCAATGGATCTTATTTTGAGAACATTTACATTGGTTGTCGAAGCACAGCTGAAGACAGATGCCGTGAAGAAAATCGTCAATGATAAGGAAACTAAATATGACTTACTAATGATTGAAGCTTGTGTGCCGCCTGCTTTAGTGTATTCCcacatttttaaaaacgtaCCTGTGATATTAGTGAGTTCTTTAGGAGCAGCACCTGGTAACTATGAAGTGATAGGAGCAGCAGTTCATCCGTTCCTCTACCCATCAGTTCTAAGACAGAGACTGCATAACCTAAGTCTTTGGGAGAAGGTTACAGAGTTGTACAGTCACTACAAAACGGTGCAAATGTATTCAAGGAATGAAGAGATAGGAAATGAAATGTTGAGTAGACATTTTGGTGAAAAGATTCCTCGTATCAGTGAATTGGCGAATAATGTGGATATGTTGTTCCTGAATGTGCATCCTGTGTTTGAGGGGATAAGGCCAGTGCCTCCATCTGTGGTGTATATGGGAGGGCTGCATCAGAAACCACCTAAGGAACTGCCAGAT gacATCAAATTATACCTAGACTCTTCAAAGAATGGCGTTATCTACATCAGCTTTGGTACCAACGTGGCTCCATCAACTCTTCCACCAGAGAGAATCCAGATCCTAACCAAAGTGTTCTCTCAGCTGCCCTACGACGTGCTATGGAAGTGGGACAAGGACGAACTGCCGGGACGCTCTAAGAACATCAGGATATCTAAATGGCTGCCGCAGTCTGATCTTTTGA GACATCCGAAAGTAAAACTCTTCATAACACAAGGAGGTCTACAATCTACAGACGAGGCTATAACTGCAGGAGTACCTCTGATCGGAGTCCCAATGATAGCTGACCAATGGTTCAATGTTGAAAAGTACGTGTACCTCAAGATTGGTCTTCAGCTGTCCTTGGAGACAGTCACAGAGGAACAGTTTAAGAATGCTATTGTCACCGTTATTGGTGATGAAAG TTATCGACGTAACATAGAAAAACTGAGAAGTGTTATGCAAGATGAACCAATGGCACCTCTAGAGCGCGCCGTGTGGTGGACGGAGCACGTGCTGCGTCACGGCGGCGCGAGACATCTGCGTGGACCTGCAGCCAACATGTCGTGGGCAGAGTACCTCGAACTAGAATTAGTTGCAATCATCTCTATAGTATTACTTAGTGTATTATCAGTAATTATGTCTGCTTTATACTGTATGTGtaaaaaatctactaaaaaAACTAATGTGAAGAAGAAACGTAATTAA